In a genomic window of Chrysemys picta bellii isolate R12L10 chromosome 1, ASM1138683v2, whole genome shotgun sequence:
- the GPR83 gene encoding G-protein coupled receptor 83 has translation MVTHYIWLSLPYLANAFERSAKLPINRSFEGSFEIPNISSFFSWNNYTLADWQSFVGRRRYGAESQNLTVKALLIVAYSFIIVFSLFGNVLVCHVIIKNKRMHSATSLFIVNLAVADIMITLLNTPFTLARFVNSTWIFGKGMCHISRFAQYCSLHVSALTLTAIAVDRHQVIMHPLKPRISPAKGIVYISVIWIMATCFSLPHAIYQKLFTFEYSEDVTRCLCLPDFPEPADLFWKYLDLTTFILLYVLPLLIISAAYLRVAKKLWLRNAIGDVTTEQYFALRRKKKKTIKMLMLVVILFAVCWFPLNCYVVLLSSQTIRTNNALYFAFHWFAMSSTCYNPFIYCWLNEHFRLELKSLLNMCKKPPSPKEHRLPSTVPSYRVAWPENSNFKRSQVSHVLPSTSNLQSGKTDITSVEPIVAVS, from the exons ATGGTTACTCATTATATATGGCTCTCTCTCCCATACTTAGCTAATGCCTTTGAGAGATCAGCAAAGCTTCCCATCAACAGAAGTTTTGAAGGATCTTTTGAAATACCCAACATCTCCAGTTTTTTTTCCTGGAATAACTACACACTTGCTGACTGGCAGAGCTTTGTGGGCAGGAGAAGATATGGGGCAGAGTCTCAAAATCTTACAGTGAAAGCCCTGCTCATTGTGGCATACTCCTTCATCATAGTGTTCTCGCTCTTTGGGAATGTCCTGGTCTGTCACGTCATCATCAAAAACAAAAGGATGCACTCCGCTACCAGCCTGTTCATTGTGAATCTAGCTGTAGCAGACATAATGATAACGCTGCTCAATACTCCCTTTACTTTG GCTCGGTTTGTGAACAGCACATGGATATTCGGGAAGGGGATGTGTCACATCAGTAGATTTGCACAATACTGCTCCCTCCATGTCTCTGCTTTGACTCTCACAGCAATCGCAGTGGACAGACACCAG GTTATAATGCATCCTCTGAAACCTCGCATATCCCCTGCAAAAGGCATTGTCTACATCTCTGTCATCTGGATTATGGCAACGTGTTTCTCCCTCCCACATGCTATTTATCAAAAACTATTCACTTTTGAATACAG TGAAGACGTCACCCGATGCCTGTGTCTCCCAGATTTCCCTGAACCGGCTGACCTCTTCTGGAAGTATCTAGACTTAACAACGTTCATTTTGCTCTACGTTCTGCCCCTTTTAATCATCTCTGCTGCCTACCTGAGAGTGGCCAAGAAACTCTGGCTGCGCAATGCCATTGGGGATGTGACCACGGAGCAGTACTTCGCCCTtcggaggaagaagaaaaagaccATTAAGATGCTGATGTTGGTGGTTATCCTTTTTGCTGTTTGCTGGTTTCCTTTGAACTGCTACGTCGTCCTCCTTTCCAGCCAAACTATTCGTACCAACAATGCCCTGTACTTTGCTTTTCACTGGTTTGCAATGAGCAGCACCTGTTATAACCCCTTCATTTACTGCTGGCTCAATGAACATTTCAGACTGGAACTGAAGTCTTTGCTCAACATGTGCAAAAAACCACCTAGCCCGAAAGAGCACAGGCTTCCATCCACAGTTCCATCCTACAGAGTAGCCTGGCCAGAAAACAGCAACTTCAAGAGGTCTCAGGTCTCCCATGTCCTTCCATCAACCTCCAATCTCCAGTCAGGGAAGACAGACATCACTTCAGTTGAACCTATAGTAGCTGTGAGTTGA